Proteins from a single region of Undibacterium sp. KW1:
- a CDS encoding helix-hairpin-helix domain-containing protein translates to MKKQWRAILLATALTTMAIGSVYAADASKKASASAAVAATSASAAASAPASAKTEPLDLNSASKKELATLPKIGDVRSDAIIKGRPYKGKDELLSKKILTEDVYNGIKDMVIAKQKPAEKK, encoded by the coding sequence ATGAAAAAACAATGGCGGGCAATCCTGTTGGCGACCGCGCTGACAACCATGGCTATCGGCAGCGTTTATGCTGCCGACGCATCCAAGAAAGCATCAGCTAGCGCTGCTGTTGCGGCAACGTCAGCATCTGCGGCGGCATCGGCTCCAGCATCGGCCAAAACCGAACCTCTGGATTTGAACAGCGCGTCAAAAAAAGAATTGGCGACCCTGCCTAAAATTGGCGATGTACGCTCAGATGCAATTATCAAGGGGCGTCCTTACAAAGGTAAGGATGAATTGCTTAGTAAAAAAATATTAACCGAAGATGTTTATAACGGTATAAAAGATATGGTGATCGCCAAACAAAAACCTGCTGAGAAAAAATAA
- a CDS encoding DNA recombination protein RmuC: MSLFEVLILLLAALAVVLNILLLLSKSGTQDASGILAIQEQLRQTQQQSLQSQMTQERSERALREQVQLTAQTGRQELAGSFGQLQQNLAAQLTSVATLQNNQIDAFSQQLVKLNETNAQQLEQFRQAFILQGQVARDEQGQSLKRFGDSLNQTLLALTESNAQRMNEIRATLEQKIQQLQADNAGKLEEMRKTVDEKLHATLEQRLGESFKLVSDRLEKVHQGLGEMQQLAIGVGDLKRVLTNVKTRGTWGEVQLEMVLEQMLTPDQYAKNVETVPGSGERVEFAIKLPGKEENRAPVWMPIDAKFPKEQYERLIDAAERADAEGVAQAGKELERAIRLEAKTISEKYLSPPLTTDFAILFLPTEGLYAEVMRRPGLADELQRTCRVSISGPSTLSALLNSLQMGFRSLVLEQRSSEVWQVLGAVKTEFGKFADVLTATKVALEKAAKNIDQAEVRTRQMTRKLKSVEALPADTAQSLLGTSIDAGDADIE, from the coding sequence ATGAGCCTGTTTGAGGTACTGATACTTTTGCTGGCTGCGCTGGCCGTTGTCCTGAATATTTTGCTTTTACTGAGTAAGTCTGGCACGCAGGACGCAAGTGGCATACTCGCCATACAGGAGCAACTGCGCCAGACTCAACAACAATCATTGCAGTCGCAAATGACGCAGGAACGCAGTGAACGTGCATTGAGAGAGCAGGTGCAATTGACAGCCCAGACTGGCCGCCAGGAACTGGCTGGCAGCTTTGGTCAGTTACAGCAAAACCTGGCTGCGCAGTTGACCAGCGTGGCGACGCTGCAAAATAACCAGATCGATGCATTCTCCCAGCAACTGGTGAAACTCAATGAAACCAATGCCCAGCAACTGGAACAGTTCAGGCAGGCTTTTATCCTGCAAGGGCAGGTTGCCCGTGACGAGCAAGGCCAAAGCCTGAAACGCTTTGGTGACAGTTTGAATCAAACCCTGCTTGCACTGACAGAATCAAATGCGCAGCGCATGAATGAAATACGCGCGACGCTGGAACAAAAAATACAGCAACTGCAGGCCGACAATGCAGGCAAGCTCGAAGAAATGCGCAAGACTGTCGATGAAAAGCTGCATGCCACGCTGGAACAGCGCCTGGGTGAATCATTCAAGCTGGTCTCCGACCGACTCGAAAAAGTACATCAGGGCTTGGGCGAGATGCAGCAGCTTGCGATAGGTGTTGGCGATCTCAAGCGCGTGCTGACGAATGTGAAAACCCGTGGCACCTGGGGCGAAGTGCAACTGGAAATGGTGCTGGAACAAATGCTGACGCCAGACCAGTATGCCAAAAATGTAGAAACCGTACCCGGTTCAGGCGAGCGGGTGGAATTCGCCATCAAGCTGCCAGGCAAGGAGGAAAACAGAGCCCCTGTATGGATGCCCATCGACGCGAAATTCCCCAAAGAGCAATATGAGCGCCTGATCGATGCCGCAGAACGTGCCGATGCAGAAGGGGTAGCGCAGGCTGGCAAAGAGCTGGAGAGGGCGATACGCCTTGAGGCTAAAACCATATCCGAGAAATACCTTTCACCACCGTTGACGACGGATTTCGCCATCCTATTCCTGCCGACAGAGGGTCTGTACGCAGAAGTCATGCGCAGGCCTGGCCTGGCTGATGAATTGCAACGCACTTGCCGTGTCTCCATTTCTGGCCCATCTACTTTGTCAGCCTTGCTGAACAGCTTGCAAATGGGTTTCCGCAGCCTGGTACTGGAACAGCGCTCATCAGAAGTTTGGCAAGTACTCGGAGCGGTCAAGACAGAGTTTGGCAAATTTGCCGATGTACTGACCGCCACCAAAGTCGCGCTGGAAAAAGCGGCAAAAAATATCGATCAGGCAGAAGTCAGAACACGGCAAATGACGCGGAAACTCAAAAGCGTCGAAGCCTTGCCTGCTGATACTGCGCAGAGCCTGCTGGGAACCAGCATTGATGCTGGTGACGCAGATATTGAATAA
- a CDS encoding peptidylprolyl isomerase has translation MKATSWLLGACASIVLLSGCGGSKSDTAAVIPSVTKVTTDQVVYRKVTNFTITGQNLDKGYNASIPACLTITELPGGTATQRVLSCKLVGVGSTTYSITAANGTTLFSGLVNLTLAAQPQVTMTTSMGTIVIELNPGRAPITVDNFLNYVENGFYVNKIFHRVIKSAIVQGGGFTSDLQQPTTLPAIKLETPNGLSNLRGTIAMARTSDPNSATAQFYLNAADNTGFDGLTAGTGYAVFGKIVTGLEIMDKINVVPTTTAGGMSDVPVSPVFINSMVQTQ, from the coding sequence TTGAAAGCGACATCATGGCTCTTGGGTGCCTGTGCATCTATCGTATTACTTAGCGGCTGCGGCGGGTCCAAGTCAGACACGGCTGCCGTTATTCCATCCGTGACAAAAGTCACAACGGATCAGGTCGTTTACCGCAAGGTGACCAATTTCACGATTACCGGCCAAAATCTGGACAAGGGCTATAACGCCAGCATCCCCGCCTGCCTGACTATTACAGAATTACCGGGTGGCACGGCTACCCAGCGTGTATTGTCCTGCAAACTGGTTGGCGTTGGTTCAACGACTTACTCCATTACAGCGGCAAATGGCACGACACTCTTCTCCGGTCTGGTCAATCTGACACTGGCTGCACAGCCACAAGTCACGATGACAACCAGCATGGGCACGATAGTCATCGAGCTCAATCCTGGCAGAGCACCTATTACTGTCGATAATTTCTTGAACTACGTGGAAAATGGCTTTTATGTAAATAAAATTTTCCATCGCGTCATCAAGAGCGCTATCGTCCAGGGTGGCGGTTTCACGTCTGATTTGCAACAGCCGACAACACTGCCAGCCATCAAGCTGGAAACACCAAATGGTTTGAGCAACCTGCGCGGCACCATCGCCATGGCACGTACCTCAGACCCTAACTCTGCTACAGCCCAGTTCTACCTGAATGCCGCTGACAATACCGGTTTTGATGGCCTGACTGCTGGTACTGGTTATGCCGTATTTGGCAAAATTGTGACTGGCCTGGAAATCATGGACAAGATCAATGTCGTGCCAACTACAACAGCTGGCGGCATGTCTGATGTACCTGTATCACCAGTCTTCATTAATTCGATGGTACAAACACAATAA
- the soxR gene encoding redox-sensitive transcriptional activator SoxR yields MTDANNTNLISIGELAKRSGIAASALRFYESRGLITSVRSPAQRRQFPREVLRRVAFIKAAQTAGLTLEEIENSLATLPDQRTPTKQDWEKLSRSWHTMIEERIKALTSLRDQLSSCIGCGCLSLKSCALYNPQDIANTRGTGPRYLMGDKSSDLV; encoded by the coding sequence ATGACTGATGCAAACAATACAAACCTGATCAGCATAGGTGAACTTGCCAAACGATCAGGCATCGCCGCCAGTGCTTTGCGCTTTTATGAAAGCCGTGGTTTGATTACCAGCGTGCGCAGTCCTGCGCAACGTCGCCAATTCCCGCGTGAGGTATTGCGTCGCGTTGCCTTTATCAAGGCGGCGCAAACAGCAGGGCTGACACTGGAAGAAATAGAAAATAGTCTTGCCACCCTGCCCGACCAGCGCACACCGACAAAACAGGATTGGGAAAAACTATCAAGATCATGGCATACCATGATAGAAGAACGCATCAAGGCACTGACATCTTTGCGTGACCAGTTAAGCTCCTGCATAGGCTGCGGCTGCCTGTCGCTCAAATCCTGCGCGCTATACAATCCGCAAGACATTGCCAATACCAGAGGTACTGGGCCGCGTTATTTGATGGGAGATAAATCTTCTGACCTGGTTTAA
- the glp gene encoding gephyrin-like molybdotransferase Glp encodes MNTAPGSASTLQDTTGYMSDYNPNALTVQQAQDIMRAYVQPVCGMEKLTIRQAMGRVLAIDIISPINVPAHDNSAMDGYALRGEDITDSKELKLKVTATVLAGARFTGTVGPGECVRIMTGALMPAACDTVVPQEFTTKISDEEIRISAGSLRAGDNRRLKGEDLAMGTIALHKGKILTPADLGLLASLGIPEVSVQRRLRVAIFSTGDELRSLGETLGSGCVYDSNRYTLYGMLVRMGCEVLDMGVVQDNPEALEAAMRSACENADAIITSGGVSVGDADHTRQLMDRLGEVAFWSIAMRPGRPMAFGKIASAGKTAYLLGLPGNPVAVMVSFYFFARQALQQMSGAEITPLPIFSVKSNADIRKRPGRTEYQRGILSIREDGELGVSITGSQGSGILRSMSEANCMIILHHEQGNIAAGEKLSVLPFAGLI; translated from the coding sequence ATGAATACCGCCCCAGGCTCCGCCAGCACGCTGCAAGACACCACCGGATACATGTCTGATTACAACCCCAATGCCCTCACAGTCCAACAGGCGCAAGATATCATGCGCGCCTATGTCCAGCCCGTCTGCGGAATGGAAAAACTCACCATACGACAGGCCATGGGGCGTGTACTGGCTATTGACATCATTTCCCCCATTAACGTGCCAGCCCACGACAACTCAGCCATGGATGGCTATGCCTTACGGGGCGAAGATATAACAGACAGCAAAGAACTGAAACTGAAAGTCACAGCTACTGTCCTGGCAGGTGCAAGGTTTACCGGTACAGTCGGGCCCGGAGAATGTGTGCGTATCATGACAGGCGCACTCATGCCAGCGGCTTGCGATACGGTAGTCCCGCAGGAATTCACGACAAAAATCAGCGATGAGGAAATCAGAATAAGCGCAGGCAGTTTGCGCGCAGGCGACAATCGCCGCCTCAAAGGTGAAGACCTGGCCATGGGCACAATCGCCCTGCACAAAGGCAAGATACTGACACCAGCCGACCTTGGCCTGCTTGCCTCTCTGGGCATCCCCGAAGTCAGCGTACAGAGACGGCTGCGGGTCGCCATATTTTCTACCGGTGATGAATTGCGCTCTTTGGGCGAAACACTGGGAAGCGGTTGTGTGTATGACAGTAATCGCTACACCCTGTATGGCATGCTGGTACGCATGGGTTGTGAGGTGCTGGATATGGGCGTGGTTCAGGATAATCCCGAGGCACTTGAAGCAGCGATGCGCAGCGCCTGTGAAAATGCCGATGCCATCATCACTTCAGGAGGCGTCTCTGTTGGCGATGCTGACCATACCCGTCAGTTGATGGACAGGCTGGGCGAGGTCGCCTTCTGGAGCATAGCCATGCGACCTGGCCGTCCCATGGCCTTTGGCAAAATCGCATCAGCAGGCAAAACTGCCTACCTGCTTGGCCTGCCGGGTAACCCGGTTGCCGTCATGGTTTCTTTTTATTTTTTTGCGCGCCAGGCTTTACAGCAAATGAGCGGAGCAGAAATAACACCCTTACCCATATTCAGCGTCAAATCGAATGCAGATATACGCAAACGGCCCGGGCGCACAGAATACCAGCGCGGCATATTGTCCATACGCGAGGATGGCGAGCTCGGTGTCAGCATTACCGGCTCACAGGGCTCCGGCATTTTGCGCTCCATGTCAGAAGCCAATTGCATGATTATCCTGCATCATGAGCAAGGCAATATTGCTGCTGGCGAAAAGCTCAGCGTACTTCCATTTGCGGGCCTTATCTAA
- the moaA gene encoding GTP 3',8-cyclase MoaA — protein sequence MTEKFIPLSELTRFRPALSVPEVLTTPDGQLQDALSRPLHDLRISVTDRCNFRCVYCMPKEVFDKDYQYLPHKSLLSFEEITRVASIFAAHGVRKIRLTGGEPLLRKHLERLIEMLARLRTVDGKPLDLTLTTNGSLLARKAQSLKDAGLTRVTVSLDALDNAIFQRMNDVDFSVDEVLEGIAAAEAAGLGPVKVNMVVKAGLNDHEIVPMARYFRDTPHILRFIEYMDVGASNGWKLDEVIPSSQVAQRIQDAGMPLLALDANYTGETATRWRHAKSQDGQGELGFISSVTGAFCRDCSRARLSTEGKLYTCLFASHGHDLRTLLRDPQQLPDLAIANVIAHIWQQRTDRYSELRSQNTAGQQRKKIEMSYIGG from the coding sequence ATGACGGAAAAATTTATTCCGCTATCAGAACTAACACGCTTCCGCCCTGCATTGTCTGTTCCAGAAGTATTAACAACACCCGATGGTCAATTGCAGGATGCCTTGTCACGCCCCTTGCATGATCTGCGTATTTCCGTTACAGACCGCTGCAATTTCCGCTGTGTTTACTGCATGCCCAAAGAGGTCTTTGATAAAGACTACCAATATCTGCCGCATAAATCCCTGCTGAGTTTTGAAGAAATTACCCGTGTCGCCAGCATATTTGCTGCACACGGCGTCAGGAAAATACGCCTGACCGGTGGCGAGCCCTTATTACGCAAACATCTGGAACGCCTCATAGAAATGCTGGCCAGGCTACGCACTGTCGATGGCAAGCCGCTTGATCTGACACTGACAACCAATGGCTCATTGCTGGCACGCAAGGCACAAAGCTTGAAAGATGCCGGTCTGACGCGGGTGACCGTGTCACTGGACGCATTGGACAATGCCATTTTCCAGCGCATGAACGATGTCGATTTTTCCGTCGATGAAGTACTGGAAGGCATAGCCGCAGCAGAAGCCGCTGGCCTGGGACCTGTGAAGGTCAATATGGTCGTCAAGGCAGGCTTGAATGACCATGAAATCGTGCCCATGGCCCGCTATTTCAGGGACACGCCACATATCCTCAGGTTCATAGAATATATGGACGTAGGAGCATCCAACGGCTGGAAACTCGATGAAGTCATCCCTTCCTCGCAAGTCGCGCAACGCATACAGGATGCCGGTATGCCCCTGCTTGCCCTGGATGCCAACTATACAGGTGAAACAGCCACACGCTGGCGTCATGCGAAAAGTCAGGATGGTCAGGGGGAACTGGGATTCATTTCCAGCGTAACCGGGGCTTTTTGCCGCGACTGCAGCAGGGCCAGGCTCTCAACTGAAGGCAAGCTTTACACCTGCCTGTTTGCCAGCCACGGACATGATTTGCGCACCCTGTTGCGCGATCCTCAGCAACTCCCGGACCTGGCAATTGCGAATGTCATCGCCCATATCTGGCAACAACGCACTGATCGCTACTCCGAATTGCGCAGCCAGAATACTGCTGGCCAACAACGAAAGAAGATAGAAATGTCTTACATAGGCGGCTGA
- a CDS encoding group II truncated hemoglobin — MNTEVENNEEAQVNLYELLGGAEKLRELVDRFYDLMELEPEFAGIRALHPTPMDGSRDKLFWFLSGWMGGPNLYIEQFGHPRLRARHLPYAIASSERDQWLRCMAWAMQDVGVSEDLQQHLMQSFYQTADWMRNRPG; from the coding sequence ATGAATACTGAAGTTGAAAATAATGAAGAGGCCCAGGTCAATTTGTATGAGTTGCTGGGTGGTGCAGAAAAACTGCGTGAGTTGGTTGATCGCTTTTATGACTTGATGGAACTGGAGCCAGAATTTGCTGGCATACGTGCACTACATCCGACGCCCATGGATGGATCACGCGACAAGTTGTTCTGGTTCTTGTCTGGCTGGATGGGCGGTCCTAACCTTTATATAGAGCAGTTTGGTCATCCACGCCTGCGTGCACGCCATCTGCCGTATGCCATCGCCAGTAGCGAACGAGATCAATGGTTGCGCTGCATGGCCTGGGCTATGCAGGATGTTGGCGTAAGCGAAGATTTGCAGCAGCATTTGATGCAATCGTTTTACCAGACCGCTGACTGGATGCGTAACCGCCCTGGCTGA
- a CDS encoding questin oxidase family protein: MTASTTAMCSNLILKDLLDKNREFALNGKGTTNHCPMALCALAGMGASDRRLQDFFAHWRDTYALPALPPAVTIRYEDFQAYLGKRENFADLQSCFAIRIAQRGKDEVIREVLGIVPFAPATTAFHALIRLAYGLQAEHDGEVAASLAALVAANFAISIDIKERQVASSVASGFYQLSQGMRGKTYPGRMIAEKMRAVVNDEQFLQNLPGMPVTENLLDELALWAISAYGQTRDFTILHIVTGVDAARQVLLYLDQKTLFSRLQDLWVALCAAYVSVGAPKLVPESVYESRMRVKHRQLCSWSDLFARAIESNDDHVIKLTYTCALEISLQPNLLYQMVVMEMLEDQIVSFAC, encoded by the coding sequence ATGACGGCTTCAACAACAGCGATGTGCAGTAATTTGATTCTTAAGGACTTGCTGGATAAGAACAGGGAGTTCGCCCTGAATGGCAAGGGAACCACCAACCACTGCCCCATGGCCTTGTGTGCACTTGCTGGTATGGGAGCGAGTGACAGACGTTTGCAGGACTTTTTTGCGCATTGGCGCGATACTTATGCCTTGCCAGCCTTGCCTCCCGCTGTAACCATCAGGTACGAAGACTTTCAGGCTTACCTTGGCAAGAGAGAAAACTTTGCTGATCTGCAATCCTGCTTTGCCATTCGTATTGCGCAGCGAGGAAAAGATGAGGTCATCAGGGAAGTATTGGGCATAGTTCCATTCGCTCCCGCAACAACAGCCTTTCATGCACTGATAAGACTGGCTTATGGTTTGCAAGCTGAGCATGATGGGGAAGTAGCTGCCAGTCTCGCTGCACTGGTTGCAGCGAACTTTGCTATCAGTATCGATATCAAAGAGCGACAAGTAGCCAGCTCGGTTGCCTCTGGTTTTTATCAGTTATCGCAAGGCATGAGAGGCAAAACCTATCCAGGCAGGATGATTGCAGAGAAAATGCGTGCAGTCGTCAATGATGAGCAATTTTTGCAAAATTTACCGGGTATGCCTGTCACCGAAAATCTCTTGGATGAGTTGGCGCTCTGGGCGATTTCAGCTTATGGACAAACCAGGGACTTTACGATCTTGCACATAGTCACAGGTGTCGATGCGGCAAGACAGGTCCTGCTTTATCTCGATCAAAAAACACTGTTCAGCAGGCTGCAAGATTTATGGGTAGCGCTATGCGCAGCTTACGTCTCTGTTGGTGCACCAAAGCTCGTGCCGGAATCCGTGTATGAAAGCCGCATGCGCGTAAAACACAGGCAACTCTGCTCCTGGTCGGATTTGTTTGCGAGGGCGATAGAAAGCAATGACGACCACGTGATCAAGCTGACTTATACCTGCGCCCTGGAAATCAGCTTGCAGCCCAATCTGCTTTACCAGATGGTGGTCATGGAAATGCTGGAAGATCAAATAGTATCGTTTGCCTGTTGA
- the mobA gene encoding molybdenum cofactor guanylyltransferase MobA, translating into MGEIDKGLQCLHDKPMAAHVTQRLTAQTATVIISANQNPDTYKEFGFPVHADHMQGFAGPLAGIQTGLLHCTTPYLLCVPCDSPFLPTDLAERLSSALLQHNADLAVATTLENRDGIQQKQIHPVFALMKTTVLPRLTAYLENGGRKMQAWHACLQISEVLFEDKAAFKNINTLEELRELEN; encoded by the coding sequence ATGGGTGAAATAGATAAAGGCTTGCAATGCCTGCACGACAAACCCATGGCCGCGCATGTCACTCAAAGACTGACCGCACAAACGGCAACGGTCATCATCAGTGCCAACCAGAATCCTGACACCTATAAGGAGTTTGGCTTTCCAGTCCATGCTGATCATATGCAAGGTTTTGCCGGCCCGCTGGCGGGAATACAGACTGGCCTGCTACATTGCACTACACCCTATTTGCTTTGCGTGCCCTGCGATTCGCCATTTTTGCCAACCGATCTGGCTGAACGCCTGTCGTCTGCATTGCTACAACACAATGCAGACCTCGCCGTAGCCACGACTTTGGAAAACCGCGACGGTATTCAGCAAAAACAAATTCATCCTGTTTTTGCACTCATGAAAACCACTGTACTGCCCAGATTGACAGCGTATCTTGAGAATGGCGGACGCAAAATGCAGGCCTGGCATGCCTGCCTGCAAATAAGCGAAGTCTTGTTTGAAGACAAGGCAGCATTCAAGAATATCAATACACTGGAAGAATTAAGGGAACTTGAAAACTGA
- a CDS encoding porin, whose amino-acid sequence MLTLATQVHAADDSKPFTISGFGTLGVVHSNTRNVDIVRDLTQNDGVGYTRQTDFGMDSNFGLQLNKSVSDNTDTALQVVSRRSANKFQPEVTWAYARYVPNDNLQLRAGRLGFDVYLLADSRNVGYTYQWVRPPIDFFGSLIISYFDGGDMVLSTPLSGGILRAKVFAGVAREKTSTGSQDDFLSLNRSRLLGGHLEYQTSNWIYRLGYSQLTFKNEFPPLQSLLDNLRSPYLNAFIPSAAGLANDLSLTDKKFTYLSAGVAYDDGPLQAQLMLNQLSSASLFFPTNRAAYLTVGYRIDQWTPYFTYSASRPVNKSTASRLPLGVNPDIDMLAVAFNDAISNQYNRQTTFSLGVRYDLTEKSNVKLQVDNIKTDDYFLVRNNQPGWNGKARLISIAYNFIF is encoded by the coding sequence ATGCTCACCCTGGCAACGCAGGTGCATGCTGCAGATGACAGCAAGCCATTTACCATCAGCGGTTTTGGCACACTGGGCGTCGTTCATAGTAACACCCGGAATGTTGATATCGTCCGTGACCTGACGCAGAATGACGGTGTTGGTTACACCAGACAAACTGATTTTGGCATGGACTCCAATTTTGGCCTTCAGCTCAACAAGAGCGTCAGTGACAATACCGACACAGCCCTGCAAGTTGTCAGCCGTAGATCTGCAAACAAATTCCAGCCTGAAGTCACCTGGGCATATGCCCGCTACGTACCCAACGATAATCTGCAATTGCGTGCAGGCCGCCTTGGATTTGATGTCTATCTGCTGGCAGATTCACGCAATGTCGGCTATACCTATCAATGGGTAAGACCTCCGATTGATTTCTTTGGCAGCCTGATCATTTCCTATTTCGATGGCGGTGACATGGTGCTTTCTACACCACTCAGCGGCGGCATATTGCGGGCCAAAGTCTTCGCGGGTGTAGCCAGGGAAAAAACTTCAACAGGCAGCCAGGACGATTTTTTGTCCCTGAACCGTTCGCGCCTGCTCGGCGGACATCTTGAATACCAGACTTCAAACTGGATATATCGCCTGGGCTACAGCCAGCTTACATTCAAAAATGAATTCCCGCCTTTGCAGTCATTGCTGGACAACCTGCGCTCACCTTACCTGAACGCCTTTATTCCCAGTGCTGCCGGTCTGGCGAATGATCTGTCACTGACTGACAAAAAATTCACTTATCTGTCGGCAGGTGTTGCCTATGACGACGGACCCTTGCAGGCTCAGCTCATGCTCAATCAACTGAGCTCGGCATCCCTGTTCTTCCCCACCAACAGGGCCGCCTACCTGACTGTGGGCTATCGCATCGATCAATGGACACCTTACTTTACTTACTCGGCATCAAGGCCCGTTAACAAGAGCACTGCCAGTCGCCTGCCGCTGGGCGTTAACCCCGATATCGATATGCTCGCGGTAGCCTTCAATGACGCGATCAGTAATCAATACAATCGCCAGACCACTTTTTCTCTCGGGGTGCGCTATGACCTGACGGAGAAAAGCAATGTGAAATTGCAAGTAGATAACATCAAGACCGATGACTATTTTTTGGTCAGGAATAATCAGCCCGGATGGAATGGCAAAGCCAGGCTGATCAGCATTGCCTACAATTTCATTTTTTAA
- a CDS encoding sensor domain-containing diguanylate cyclase, whose protein sequence is MLRLLRTSIVYRSAFIVLGIALLVGIFFALLSYHFSAQSEQEQARQRMQASLSTVENTASIACFVLDQNLAAELARGLLKNGDISRVQIISEGKVLAQADKTPVKGSNQSALAILPGISQSNQLVHEVYSPFNPKEKVCEIHLDPNIDFIREQSAAKARFIVYLLLLQALAMASAAVYVVLTMITRPIKNISDRLHTLAPESGDKLSLPDGNEKDEIGQLVRDVNTLVASLLKTLNEERTLRMQHAIGEKKFQTIFENAETGIFQLNFSGELLSYNPAFLRMFSLDDHGGKDIIANALTSLLEGQELRLHLMIDAAINEARIMSDDFYIQLASSSSKKWINLVISPAEDGILQGLVNDITERKSQEESANQLAVTDHLTGINNRLGFEKEISRLSREYANGNAQGFFLLMIDLDKFKQVNDSHGHTVGDQVLVHFSRLVSNTVRRSDFIARLGGDEFIILLKDLAYLEKAEEIAQKIITLASQPIVINETLCVQIGASIGISYTGPNEFDASDLLRQADAAMYEVKRSGKNAYRVVHLASSKHQQANDTI, encoded by the coding sequence ATGTTAAGACTACTACGTACCAGCATCGTTTATCGCAGCGCATTCATTGTGCTTGGTATTGCCCTGCTTGTAGGTATATTTTTCGCACTGCTCAGCTATCATTTTTCTGCCCAATCTGAACAGGAACAGGCCCGCCAGCGCATGCAGGCATCGTTAAGCACGGTTGAAAATACCGCCAGCATAGCCTGCTTCGTACTAGATCAAAATCTGGCAGCAGAGCTTGCACGCGGCTTGCTGAAAAATGGTGACATCAGCCGGGTACAAATCATTTCAGAAGGTAAAGTCCTCGCCCAGGCTGACAAGACACCGGTCAAAGGCAGCAATCAATCCGCGCTTGCCATACTGCCCGGCATCAGCCAGTCCAATCAACTGGTGCATGAAGTTTATTCTCCATTCAATCCCAAAGAAAAAGTCTGTGAAATTCATCTGGACCCTAATATAGATTTCATCAGGGAACAGAGTGCAGCCAAGGCCCGCTTCATCGTCTATCTCTTGTTATTACAGGCGCTGGCCATGGCTTCTGCAGCGGTGTATGTCGTACTGACGATGATTACCAGGCCGATTAAAAATATATCAGACCGCCTGCATACCCTGGCGCCAGAATCTGGTGACAAGCTGAGCCTGCCAGATGGCAATGAAAAAGACGAAATCGGTCAATTGGTACGCGACGTCAACACCCTGGTCGCCAGCCTTCTAAAGACACTCAATGAAGAACGGACCCTGCGCATGCAGCATGCAATAGGTGAGAAAAAATTCCAGACCATTTTTGAAAATGCAGAAACCGGCATCTTCCAGCTCAATTTTTCTGGTGAACTGCTCTCTTATAACCCTGCCTTCCTGCGCATGTTCAGTCTTGATGATCATGGCGGCAAAGACATTATTGCGAATGCCCTGACTTCATTGCTGGAAGGCCAGGAATTACGCCTGCACTTAATGATAGATGCGGCTATCAATGAAGCCAGGATCATGTCTGACGATTTTTACATACAACTGGCAAGTTCAAGTAGCAAGAAGTGGATCAACCTCGTCATCAGCCCGGCCGAAGACGGCATACTGCAAGGCCTGGTGAATGACATTACCGAACGCAAATCGCAGGAAGAAAGTGCCAATCAACTGGCGGTAACCGATCATTTAACCGGCATCAACAACCGCCTGGGCTTTGAAAAAGAAATCAGCCGCCTCTCCAGGGAATATGCCAATGGCAATGCACAAGGCTTTTTCCTGCTCATGATAGATCTGGACAAATTCAAGCAAGTCAATGACAGCCACGGCCATACGGTTGGTGACCAGGTACTCGTACATTTTTCACGCCTGGTCAGCAATACGGTCAGAAGATCAGATTTCATTGCCCGCCTCGGTGGAGATGAATTCATCATCCTGTTAAAAGACCTGGCATATCTGGAAAAAGCAGAAGAGATTGCTCAAAAAATCATTACCCTGGCCAGCCAGCCTATCGTCATCAATGAAACCCTGTGTGTGCAAATCGGTGCCAGCATAGGAATCAGCTATACCGGCCCAAATGAATTTGATGCCAGTGATTTACTCCGTCAAGCCGATGCCGCCATGTATGAAGTCAAGCGCAGTGGCAAAAATGCCTACCGCGTTGTCCATCTTGCCAGCAGCAAGCATCAACAGGCAAACGATACTATTTGA